The Kroppenstedtia pulmonis genome has a segment encoding these proteins:
- the nuoL gene encoding NADH-quinone oxidoreductase subunit L, whose product MLEIAWMIPLFPLLAFLLLVGGRRVLGEKAAAWIGSLAVFASLALSLGVLTTRISGSESHLSVFPWLRFGETVVHFGIEVGHLNALMLLIVSLVSFLVNVYSAGYMKGDERVPAFYAYLGLFTFSMLGLVLSPNLLQLYIFWELVGVCSFLLIGFWYVKPQAIQAAKKAFIMTRIGDVGLFIAMLLLFWQTGSLDLSRIVEAVQDGEIPSETVTWAAVLILVGAVGKSGQFPLHTWLPDAMEGPTPVSALIHAATMVAAGVYLVARTFPLFDASPVAMDAVAYVGAFTAVFAATIALTQNDIKRVLAYSTVSQLGFMMFALGSGGYVAGVFHLMTHAFFKALLFLGAGAVMVALHHQQDIRKMGGLWSTHKGVGWLFLIGCLAIAGIPPFSGFFSKDEILMTAYLDGRMGVFVLGLVAAFFTAFYMFRLFFLVFAGEKRDHGKVEPVPAVMIWPMGVLAVLAVVAGFVEYPVPLLSAWLTNGVPFSGAPEGDGPVWIPVIATLVSVAGIFLAWAVYVKQALARDQVRKGLPWVYQVVANRYYVDEFYQAVILLPYKGLSLFLRGFDRWVVAGLVRMVSRIFWGVGRWGAALQNGQVQAYALVGVIGLVVIIVSLTAGRLLP is encoded by the coding sequence ATGTTGGAGATTGCGTGGATGATACCCCTCTTTCCCTTGCTCGCTTTTCTCCTTCTCGTCGGTGGCAGAAGGGTCTTGGGCGAAAAAGCGGCGGCATGGATTGGCAGTCTGGCCGTTTTCGCTTCATTGGCTCTCTCCCTTGGCGTACTGACGACACGAATAAGTGGATCGGAAAGCCATCTGTCGGTTTTCCCCTGGCTCCGCTTTGGAGAAACTGTGGTTCACTTCGGGATTGAGGTTGGCCATCTCAATGCATTGATGTTGTTGATTGTCAGTCTTGTCAGCTTTTTGGTCAATGTTTACTCAGCGGGTTATATGAAAGGGGATGAACGGGTTCCTGCCTTTTATGCCTACCTGGGGCTATTTACATTTTCCATGCTCGGGTTGGTACTTTCCCCAAACCTGTTACAACTCTATATCTTTTGGGAGTTGGTAGGTGTTTGTTCCTTTTTACTCATCGGCTTTTGGTATGTGAAGCCCCAGGCTATACAAGCAGCGAAGAAGGCTTTCATCATGACAAGGATTGGGGATGTTGGCCTGTTTATCGCCATGTTGTTGCTGTTTTGGCAAACAGGAAGTCTGGACCTGAGCCGAATTGTTGAGGCGGTCCAAGATGGGGAAATCCCATCTGAAACAGTGACATGGGCGGCTGTGTTGATTTTGGTCGGTGCCGTGGGGAAGTCGGGGCAGTTTCCCTTACATACATGGTTACCGGATGCGATGGAAGGTCCCACGCCTGTCAGTGCGCTGATCCATGCCGCAACCATGGTGGCGGCGGGCGTTTATCTGGTGGCCCGAACCTTTCCGTTGTTTGATGCTTCTCCTGTGGCCATGGATGCAGTTGCTTATGTGGGTGCTTTCACTGCTGTTTTTGCCGCGACGATCGCTCTTACCCAAAACGACATCAAACGAGTGTTGGCATACTCCACGGTCAGCCAGCTGGGTTTCATGATGTTCGCATTGGGTTCGGGAGGATATGTGGCCGGTGTTTTTCACCTGATGACCCATGCTTTTTTCAAAGCTCTTCTCTTTCTGGGAGCCGGGGCGGTGATGGTGGCCCTTCATCATCAACAGGATATTCGGAAAATGGGGGGACTTTGGAGTACGCATAAAGGAGTGGGATGGCTTTTCCTGATCGGTTGTCTGGCTATTGCCGGAATTCCACCTTTTTCCGGATTTTTCTCCAAAGATGAAATTTTGATGACGGCTTACCTGGATGGTCGAATGGGTGTTTTTGTTCTTGGATTGGTTGCTGCCTTTTTCACGGCTTTCTATATGTTTCGTCTCTTTTTCCTGGTATTTGCCGGAGAAAAACGAGATCACGGAAAAGTGGAGCCGGTTCCAGCCGTTATGATATGGCCCATGGGTGTATTGGCCGTCTTGGCAGTGGTGGCAGGCTTTGTTGAATATCCTGTGCCCTTATTGAGTGCCTGGTTGACGAATGGTGTTCCGTTTTCAGGGGCTCCGGAGGGGGACGGCCCGGTATGGATTCCCGTGATTGCCACATTGGTATCGGTGGCGGGTATCTTTTTGGCCTGGGCAGTTTATGTGAAACAGGCTCTGGCCAGAGATCAGGTTCGCAAAGGGTTACCCTGGGTTTATCAAGTGGTGGCAAATCGTTATTATGTGGATGAGTTCTATCAGGCGGTCATCCTCTTGCCTTATAAAGGGCTGTCCCTTTTTCTCCGCGGCTTTGATCGATGGGTGGTGGCTGGACTGGTCCGGATGGTTTCCCGTATTTTCTGGGGTGTGGGCAGATGGGGTGCAGCTTTGCAAAACGGTCAGGTGCAGGCGTATGCCCTGGTGGGGGTCATCGGTCTGGTGGTCATTATTGTCAGCCTGACAGCAGGGAGGTTGTTGCCGTAA
- the nuoK gene encoding NADH-quinone oxidoreductase subunit NuoK produces MPVSSYLALGAILFCVGLYGVMTKRNAVIVLFSIELMLNAANINLVAFSKYGLYANQAGQVFGLFTMTVAAAEVAVGIAILFALYRNGNTVETDQIDSLKG; encoded by the coding sequence ATGCCGGTCTCATCCTATCTGGCCTTGGGAGCCATCCTCTTTTGTGTGGGGCTCTATGGGGTTATGACCAAACGGAATGCCGTCATTGTCCTGTTTTCCATTGAATTGATGCTCAATGCGGCCAACATCAATCTGGTGGCTTTTTCCAAATACGGTCTGTATGCAAATCAGGCCGGACAGGTGTTCGGCTTGTTCACCATGACGGTTGCGGCGGCTGAAGTGGCAGTGGGTATTGCCATTTTGTTTGCGCTATATCGCAACGGGAACACGGTTGAAACGGATCAGATTGATTCCCTGAAAGGTTAA
- a CDS encoding NADH-quinone oxidoreductase subunit J, whose translation MIPVSGEFIAFFVLSVLAIAGAVFMINFTRVIHMILALSFTFLSIAGIFVLLNAEFLAAVQVLIYTGAVTILMLFGIMLTNHRDETRKPGRIRHHVLSFIGVGGLFAVLMRIFYSTPFSGETGQTQEYTAAALGESVFKHYVIPFEATSVLLLVALIGAIILAKKESSS comes from the coding sequence ATGATACCGGTATCCGGTGAGTTTATCGCCTTTTTCGTACTGTCGGTTTTGGCCATTGCCGGAGCCGTGTTTATGATCAATTTTACCCGTGTCATCCATATGATATTGGCACTTTCCTTTACATTTTTGAGCATTGCCGGCATTTTTGTATTGCTCAATGCTGAATTTCTGGCTGCAGTACAAGTTTTGATTTATACCGGAGCTGTAACGATTCTGATGTTGTTTGGGATTATGCTGACCAACCACCGGGATGAGACCCGAAAGCCGGGACGTATCCGACACCATGTTCTCAGTTTTATCGGAGTGGGGGGACTGTTTGCCGTGCTGATGCGAATCTTTTACAGCACCCCCTTTTCCGGTGAAACGGGACAGACCCAAGAATATACAGCAGCCGCCCTTGGGGAATCTGTTTTCAAGCATTATGTCATCCCCTTTGAAGCCACGTCGGTTCTTCTGCTTGTGGCCTTGATCGGGGCCATTATCCTGGCTAAAAAGGAGTCGAGTTCGTGA
- the nuoI gene encoding NADH-quinone oxidoreductase subunit NuoI has product MMGLLKGMGVTLKTMTKKKVTRMYPREPMKMPDRFRGVQHFDPELCIVCNQCVRVCPTDCITLTGRKHPDPGKRGKVIETYDINFEICILCDLCTEVCPTEAVVMTGNFELATYSRDDLFKNMEWLHDNNKNIRSVNNVNAKGATK; this is encoded by the coding sequence ATGATGGGGCTGTTAAAGGGCATGGGCGTTACGTTGAAAACCATGACTAAAAAGAAAGTAACCCGGATGTATCCCCGTGAACCTATGAAAATGCCGGATCGTTTTCGGGGTGTGCAACACTTTGACCCGGAACTTTGTATTGTATGCAATCAATGTGTCCGGGTTTGCCCCACGGACTGTATTACACTCACCGGACGGAAACATCCGGACCCAGGAAAAAGGGGAAAGGTCATCGAAACCTACGATATCAACTTTGAAATCTGTATTCTGTGTGATTTGTGTACCGAAGTTTGTCCCACTGAGGCGGTGGTAATGACCGGAAACTTCGAATTGGCTACTTACAGTCGGGATGACCTTTTTAAAAACATGGAGTGGCTTCATGATAACAATAAAAACATTCGCTCCGTTAACAATGTCAATGCGAAGGGGGCAACCAAATGA
- the nuoH gene encoding NADH-quinone oxidoreductase subunit NuoH produces MDVMTLIGPAILLAVVLGFVTVAILFERKVLGWMQGRPGPVDVGPWGMLQSVADVLKLLLKEDVIPEKADRPLFKMAPILAFVPAFMVLAVIPFTDTILFADLGVGLLYFLAVSSITTIGVLAGGWASNNKYALLGAMRAAAQMISYEIPLVMAVVGVIMAAGSINLVEIVRAQETVWFIVPQLLGFVVFFIASLAELNRTPFDLSEADSELVAGYLVEYTGFRFAFFMLAEYVYVFAMASLTTVLFLGGWNPLFGWTFIPPILWFILKFLLIVFLLFWIRATFPRLRMDQLMQMCWKVLLPLALLNIFLSAVLKEVPGIGSYF; encoded by the coding sequence ATGGACGTGATGACTCTTATCGGTCCGGCGATCCTGTTGGCTGTGGTGTTGGGATTTGTTACGGTTGCCATCTTGTTTGAGCGAAAAGTGTTGGGGTGGATGCAGGGCCGCCCCGGCCCCGTCGATGTGGGTCCATGGGGGATGTTGCAATCCGTTGCGGATGTGTTGAAGTTGTTGCTTAAAGAGGATGTGATTCCGGAGAAGGCGGATCGCCCACTGTTCAAAATGGCTCCGATTCTTGCCTTTGTACCGGCATTTATGGTATTGGCGGTTATTCCCTTTACCGATACCATCCTTTTTGCCGATTTGGGGGTAGGGTTGTTGTACTTCCTCGCTGTCTCCAGTATTACCACCATCGGCGTGTTGGCGGGAGGATGGGCTTCCAACAACAAATATGCCTTGCTGGGTGCCATGCGGGCTGCGGCTCAGATGATCAGCTATGAGATTCCTCTGGTAATGGCTGTTGTAGGCGTCATCATGGCTGCCGGTTCCATCAACTTGGTTGAAATCGTAAGGGCTCAGGAAACTGTATGGTTTATTGTGCCCCAGCTGCTGGGATTTGTCGTCTTCTTTATCGCTTCCCTGGCGGAGCTGAACCGGACACCCTTCGACCTGTCTGAGGCGGATTCTGAATTGGTTGCGGGCTACCTGGTGGAATATACTGGCTTTCGCTTCGCCTTCTTTATGTTGGCAGAGTATGTATATGTATTTGCCATGGCGTCCTTGACCACGGTACTCTTTCTCGGAGGGTGGAATCCCTTGTTTGGATGGACCTTCATCCCACCGATCCTGTGGTTTATACTGAAATTTTTGTTGATCGTGTTTCTTCTCTTTTGGATACGGGCCACCTTTCCCCGTCTTCGGATGGATCAGCTGATGCAGATGTGTTGGAAGGTTCTGTTGCCTCTTGCGCTGTTAAACATTTTTTTGTCAGCGGTTCTGAAAGAAGTTCCCGGGATCGGAAGTTACTTTTAA
- a CDS encoding NADH-quinone oxidoreductase subunit D encodes MLRTEEMLLNVGPQHPSTHGVFRLLVKIDGETITEADPVVGYLHRGTEKLAEDLTYTQIIPYTDRMDYLSAMTNNYAIVHAAETLMEVEIPERAEFLRVIVMELNRIASHLVWFGTYLLDLGAMSPFLYAFKGREEILELFNELCGARITYNYMRVGGVKWDAPPGWIEKVDVFIKEMKNKVKEYDNLVTGNEIFISRTKGVGGYSQEDAIHYGLSGVNLRATGVRWDLRKDRPYSIYDRFDFEVPVGKSGDLLDKYDCRMEEIRQSLRILQQAVEQFPSEGPVMAKVGRVIRVPEGEAYTQLESPRGELGCYLVSRGKDKPYRLKFRRPSFNNLQILPKLLKGENISNLVAILGGIDIVLGEVDA; translated from the coding sequence GTGCTTCGAACCGAAGAGATGCTGCTGAACGTCGGTCCACAACATCCCAGCACCCATGGTGTTTTTCGCCTCTTGGTGAAAATCGACGGGGAAACGATTACCGAAGCGGATCCTGTCGTGGGTTATCTGCACCGGGGAACCGAAAAGTTGGCTGAGGATCTTACTTATACTCAGATCATTCCTTATACGGACCGAATGGACTATTTGTCAGCGATGACGAATAATTATGCCATTGTCCACGCTGCGGAGACACTGATGGAAGTGGAGATTCCCGAACGGGCGGAGTTTTTGCGGGTAATCGTCATGGAGTTGAATCGGATTGCCAGCCATTTAGTCTGGTTTGGAACTTATCTGTTGGATTTGGGTGCCATGAGCCCCTTTCTGTATGCATTCAAAGGTCGGGAAGAAATATTGGAACTGTTTAATGAATTGTGCGGTGCCCGGATCACCTATAACTATATGCGTGTCGGCGGTGTAAAATGGGATGCACCACCGGGTTGGATTGAGAAAGTGGACGTTTTTATCAAGGAAATGAAAAATAAGGTGAAAGAGTACGACAATCTGGTTACCGGAAATGAAATCTTCATCAGCCGTACCAAAGGAGTTGGAGGATACAGCCAAGAAGATGCCATCCATTATGGATTATCCGGAGTAAACCTTCGGGCGACAGGTGTCCGGTGGGATTTGCGAAAAGATCGTCCTTACTCCATCTATGACCGTTTTGATTTTGAGGTTCCGGTTGGGAAATCCGGGGACTTGCTGGACAAATACGACTGTCGAATGGAGGAGATTCGCCAGTCCCTTCGCATTTTGCAACAGGCGGTAGAGCAGTTTCCTTCTGAAGGGCCTGTGATGGCGAAGGTAGGAAGGGTGATCCGGGTGCCGGAGGGGGAGGCGTATACCCAGCTGGAGTCTCCCAGGGGGGAGCTGGGTTGTTATCTGGTCAGCCGAGGCAAAGATAAACCCTACCGGTTGAAGTTTCGTCGCCCTTCCTTTAACAACCTTCAGATCCTGCCCAAACTGCTGAAAGGTGAAAATATCAGCAACCTGGTAGCTATTCTTGGCGGGATCGACATTGTTTTGGGAGAGGTGGACGCGTAA
- a CDS encoding NADH-quinone oxidoreductase subunit C has translation MTERRHQEKSSEKQDEASPTDTGEASQDQKAAMMPETADSPSKGDDSQSKIGKAPEKASPQETGTTDAAAKAKAAAAAKQKAAAAKRPVRRKKKEEPLEPSPKQPWLDQLVKQIDTTFGKNTVEESYINRPNDHLPSLVIKNERWREVARFLHDEENLAFDYLQNLSGVDYEEHMEGVYHLYSLNKRHALCVRVKTERENPQIPSVSEIWSGANWNEREAFDLLGIRFTDHPDLRRILMSDDWVGYPLRKDYEPYDGEV, from the coding sequence GCCATCAGGAGAAGAGTTCCGAAAAACAGGATGAAGCCTCCCCGACAGACACCGGGGAAGCATCTCAAGATCAAAAAGCTGCTATGATGCCGGAAACTGCTGATTCCCCTTCAAAGGGAGATGATTCACAAAGTAAAATCGGCAAGGCCCCTGAGAAGGCATCTCCCCAGGAGACCGGGACAACAGATGCCGCCGCCAAGGCAAAAGCGGCAGCGGCGGCTAAACAGAAAGCCGCTGCAGCCAAGCGACCTGTCAGGAGGAAAAAGAAAGAGGAGCCTTTGGAGCCTTCTCCTAAACAGCCCTGGCTGGATCAGCTGGTGAAACAGATCGATACGACCTTTGGCAAGAATACAGTGGAGGAGTCCTATATTAATCGCCCCAACGATCATCTGCCCAGTCTGGTGATCAAAAACGAACGGTGGCGGGAAGTAGCCCGGTTTCTCCATGATGAAGAGAATCTGGCCTTCGATTATCTTCAAAACCTGTCCGGGGTCGATTATGAAGAACACATGGAAGGGGTGTATCATCTTTATTCCCTGAACAAACGCCACGCTTTGTGTGTCCGGGTAAAAACAGAGCGGGAAAATCCACAGATTCCGTCAGTTTCCGAAATCTGGTCCGGAGCCAACTGGAATGAGCGGGAGGCCTTTGACTTGCTGGGAATTCGCTTTACGGATCATCCGGATCTGCGTCGGATTCTGATGTCGGATGACTGGGTGGGTTACCCGCTTCGCAAAGATTATGAACCCTACGACGGGGAGGTCTGA